One Carya illinoinensis cultivar Pawnee chromosome 5, C.illinoinensisPawnee_v1, whole genome shotgun sequence genomic window, AGATGGTTTTATAGATGCTGCCCAAGGTGGCGACTTTTCAAACATTGGTTGCCAAAGCACCTCATGACCAATCCCTGCAAAAGAAATATTAGAAGTATCATCAAGTATATTCACATCACTTAGAATACTTTCTAATGACAATTGTAAATCAGTGGAAGAATGATTCAAGTGAAAATCCTCATCAATgatattttccagcaaattaacTTCCTGGACTTCTTCCAAATCCTGAGGTTGCCTGCAAGTATTAAAGATATTAAGCTCCaatgtcatgtttccaaaactcaatttcaaaattccacttctacaattaattaatgcattagATGTAGCAAGAAATGGTCTACCAAGAATTACAGGAGCTTGGAAAGTAGATGGATTtgacaagttcatatcaagcaccacaaaatctacaggatagtaaaatttatcaacttgaaccaaaacatcctcaactataccCCTAGGCATTTTTATTGATCTATCAGCAAGTTGCAGAATGATAGGTGTGGATTTCAGTTCACCTAAACCAAGCTGTTCATACACAGTGTAAGGCAATAAATTGACACTTGAACCAAGATCCAACAAAGCGTgaccaatttttgaatttcctatTACACAAGCAATTGTAGGTGCTCCAGGGTCCTTGTATTTAGGTGGTGTATTACTCTGAAtgatagcactaacctgctcagtaaggaaagctttcttatgcacatttaattttcttttcacagtgcatagatcctttaaaaattttgcataggcAGGAATTTGCTGAAGAGCATCTAACAAAGGGatgttaatcctaacttgcctaAAAACCTCAAGAATTTCAGCAAGATGCTTATCTTTATGCAACGGAACTAATCGTTGAGGAAAAGGAGCAGGTATAGGACAATGAATTTTCTCATGCTCATCAGACACATGCTCTCCATCTTTATTAGAAGGGTTAAAAGCCTTACCAGAATTGTATGGCTCATGTGCTGGAATGTTTACCACCTTACCGCTTCTTAAAGTAGTCACCGCTTTGACCGACTTTAAGTTAGGATCCTCACTTATTGCTTGCACTTGATGAGGCTACCCTTTTGGATTTGGTTGTGActgtgcaggaaatttaccCTTCTCTTGGGTACTTAAAGATGTAGTCAGCCTTGTGAGGGAACTCTTTATGTCATTTATTGCCAATGAATTCTGGTTGTTGAGTGTTGCTTGACCTTGCATGAATTGTTGAAGTGTCATACTCAGTTGCTGAATCGTATCTTCAAGTCCCTTCTTTTGCATTGGAGGTGCTTGAATTGCGAGTTGAGAGGGCCCCGAAGCCAAAGTTGTTGGAGCTACATGCTGGTCACCCGTCCAACTGAGATTTGGGTGGCTCTTCCATCCTGGATTATAAGAATTAGAGTAAGGaccaaaatatgttttatgtatCATGTTTATAGCATTAGATTGGTCCAACAATACTTCTTTGAAAGCAGGGATCGCGGGAcattcattagttgaatgctTATGATCCTCACATATGCCacacttctaaaaaaatttagggACAACATGCACttcatttactttcttcaattccaTGGCTTCTATTTTTCTAGACAGCAAAGTTAATTTAGCACgcaaatcatcatcttcatttaaagtatattttcCATGACTAGACTCAACTTGCCTAGACCTATCATGCATATCAGTTgtgtcccaagattgggcattttcagtaagataatcaaaatattcaaatgcctcctcaggctctttgtcaaaaaattctccattacacatggtttgtacaaattggcgcattttaggtgtcaaactttcataaaaaaaactaatcacacgccaatgttcataaccatggtgtggacatgaatctaatagatctttgaacctttcccaacattgataaaaagtttcagaatccttttgagaaaaattcatgatctgtcttttcaaagcatttgtcTTATGTATTgggaagaattttttcaaaaatcctgCTTGCATCTCTTACCATGTACCTATGGTTCTAGGTTTCaatgaattcaaccatgttttagctttatcttttaaagaaaatgggaaCAACTTAAGCCTTATAACCTCCTCAGTGCAAGTCCGGTCCATGAATATagaacaaacctcttcaaactctttgatatgcaaataagggTTCTCAGAATCCATGCCATGAAAATGTGGAATTAATGGAATAATtccaggtttgaaattaaaattgtttgcatTCAAAGGTTGAATTATGCATGAGGGTGTGCCAGTTCTGACaggttgcaaataatctctaAGTGTCCTATTTTGATTCCCcatttccctatcatgatgctcattttcagccatgacgCTATCAGTGTTTGATGATGAttcaacagaagatgatgcagagctaaaagatgtcaatgattctatcctaaacagtcgagatgtatggtctctagtccaaccagtcatacaaacatgagcagaaaatcaaagactatgaataataaacagagagaagagaaaaagattagatgtcacccaggctgtgaagagattcacagctccacaaacgtcctctcagcagtagaggaatgctctaataaacaccagttgtccccggcaacggcgccaaaaacttgactcggtttcgaatgtgcttccaagtgtagaagtgtcaagttgtatcaaggataagtccaggattgtattccacag contains:
- the LOC122310192 gene encoding uncharacterized protein LOC122310192; the protein is MAENEHHDREMGNQNRTLRDYLQPVRTGTPSCIIQPLNANNFNFKPGIIPLIPHFHGMDSENPYLHIKEFEEVCSIFMDRTCTEEVIRLKLFPFSLKDKAKTWLNSLKPRTIGWKSHPNLSWTGDQHVAPTTLASGPSQLAIQAPPMQKKGLEDTIQQLSMTLQQFMQGQATLNNQNSLPHQVQAISEDPNLKSVKAVTTLRSGKVVNIPAHEPYNSGKAFNPSNKDGEHVSDEHEKIHCPIPAPFPQRLVPLHKDKHLAEILEVFRQVRINIPLLDALQQIPAYAKFLKDLCTVKRKLNVHKKAFLTEQVSAIIQSNTPPKYKDPGAPTIACVIGNSKIGHALLDLGSSVNLLPYTVYEQLGLGELKSTPIILQLADRSIKMPRGIVEDVLVQVDKFYYPVDFVVLDMNLSNPSTFQAPVILGRPFLATSNALINCRSGILKLSFGNMTLELNIFNTCRQPQDLEEVQEVNLLENIIDEDFHLNHSSTDLQLSLESILSDVNILDDTSNISFAGIGHEVLWQPMFEKSPPWAASIKPSSDNRNHFIGALRTLENSNLRDSLDNTQ